Proteins encoded within one genomic window of Procambarus clarkii isolate CNS0578487 chromosome 31, FALCON_Pclarkii_2.0, whole genome shotgun sequence:
- the LOC138370255 gene encoding uncharacterized transmembrane protein DDB_G0289901-like — MALTVVATTAVATTAVATTAVATTVVATTAVASTAVATTWWQKQRGGINSGGKNSGGNNSGGNNSGGNNSGDNNSGDNNSGDNNIGDNNSGGNNSGGNNSGGVNSGGNNGGGNNRGDNNSGDNNSGGINSGGINSGGINSGGNNSGGNNGGNNSGDNNSGGINSGGINSGGINSGGNNSGGNNGGINSGGNNGGNNSGGINSGGNNGGGNKSGGINSGGNNSGGNNSGGVNSGGNNSGGNNSGGNNRGDNNSGDNNSGDINSGGNNSGGNNSGGINSGGNNSGGNNSGGINNGGNKSGGVNSGGNNSGGNNSGGNNSGGNNSGDNNSGGNNSGGNNSGGINNGGNKSGCVNSGGNNSGGVNSGGNNSGGNNSGGNNRGDNNSGDNNSGDINSGGNNSGGNNSGGINSGGNNSGGDNNSGDNNSGDINSGGNNSGGNNSGGVNNGGNKSGGVNSGGNNSGGNNSGGNNSGGNNSGDNNSGGNNSGGNNSGGINNGGNKSGCVNSGGNNSGGVNSGGNNSGGNNSGGNNRGDNNSGDNNSGDINSGGNNSGGNNSGGINSGGNNSGAVATTAVATTAVATTAVATTAVTTTAVATTAVATTAVASTTVATRAVASTAVATTALATTAVATTAGGNNSGGNNSGGNNSGGNNSGGINSGDNNSGGNNSGGVNSGGVNSGGINSGGNNSETIATTTVTISATTVTIVATTVTIATTTVTIAATTVTIVSTTVTISAATVTIAATKVTITATTVTIAATTVTIVATTVTITATTVTIAATTVTIAATTVTIVATTVTITATTVTIAATTVTISATTVTIAATTVTIAAITVTIVATTVTITATTVTIVATTVTIVATTVTITATTVTIVATTVTIVAATVTITATTVTIVATTVTIVAATVTITATTVTIVATTVTISAITVPMDVDPENASTERNAKIQIDDGPAQETKFSGSALEPFNHLFSTCHWSL; from the exons aTGGCGTTAACAGTGGTGGCAACAACAgctgtggcaacaacagcggtggcaacaacagcggtggcaacaacagtggtggcaacaacagcggtggcgtcaacagcggtggcaacaacg TGGTGGCAAAAACAGCGCGGTGGCATCAACAGCGGTGGCAaaaacagcggtggcaacaacagtggtggcaacaacagtggtggcaacaacagcggtgacaACAACAGCGGTGACAACAACAGCGGTGACAACAACATCGGtgacaacaacagcggtggcaacaacagtggtggcaacaacagcggtggcgtcaacagcggtggcaacaacggtggtggcaacaacagaggtgacaacaacagcggtgacaacaacagtggtggcATCAACAGCGGTGGCATCAACAGCGGTGGCATCAACagtggtggcaacaacagcggtggcaacaacggtggcaacaacagcggtgacaacaacagtggtggcATCAACAGCGGTGGCATCAACAGCGGTGGCATCAACagtggtggcaacaacagcggtggcaacaacggtggcatcaacagcggtggcaacaacggtggcaacaacagcggtggcatcAACAGTGGTGGCAATAACGGCGGTGGCAACAAGAGCGGTGGcatcaacagcggtggcaacaacagcggtggcaacaacagcggtggcgtcaacagcggtggcaacaacagcggtggcaacaacagcggtggcaacaacagagGTGACAACAACAGCGGTGACAACAACAGCGGTGAcatcaacagcggtggcaacaacagcggtggcaacaacagcggtggcatcaacagcggtggcaacaacagcggtg gcaacaacagcggtggcatcAACAACGGTGGCAACAAgagcggtggcgtcaacagcggtggcaacaacagcggtggcaacaacagcggtggcaacaacagcggtggcaacaacagcggtgacaacaacagcggtggcaacaacagcggtggcaacaacagcggtggcatcAACAACGGTGGCAACAAGAGCGGTTgcgtcaacagcggtggcaacaacagcggtggcgtcaacagcggtggcaacaacagcggtggcaacaacagcggtggcaacaacagagGTGACAACAACAGCGGTGACAACAACAGCGGTGAcatcaacagcggtggcaacaacagcggtggcaacaacagcggtggcatcaacagcggtggcaacaacagcggtg GTGACAACAACAGCGGTGACAACAACAGCGGTGAcatcaacagcggtggcaacaacagcggtggcaacaacagcggtggcgtcaacaacGGTGGCAACAAgagcggtggcgtcaacagcggtggcaacaacagcggtggcaacaacagcggtggcaacaacagcggtggcaacaacagcggtgacaacaacagcggtggcaacaacagcggtggcaacaacagcggtggcatcAACAACGGTGGCAACAAGAGCGGTTgcgtcaacagcggtggcaacaacagcggtggcgtcaacagcggtggcaacaacagcggtggcaacaacagcggtggcaacaacagagGTGACAACAACAGCGGTGACAACAACAGCGGTGAcatcaacagcggtggcaacaacagcggtggcaacaacagcggtggcatcaacagcggtggcaacaacagcggtg cggtggcaacaacagcggtggcaacaacagcggtggcaacaacagcggtggcaacaacagcggtgacaacaacagcggtggcaacaacagcggtggcaacaacagcggtggcatcAACAACGGTGGCAACAAGAGCGGTTgcgtcaacagcggtggcaacaacagcgttggcaacaacagcggtggcaacaacagc cggtggcaacaacagcggtggcaacaacagcggtggcaacaacagcggtggcaacaacagcggtggcatcAACAGCGGtgacaacaacagcggtggcaacaacagcggtggcgtcaacagcggtggcgtcaacagcggtggcatcaacagcggtggcaacaacagcg AAACAATTGCGACAACTACAGTAACAATTAGTGCAACTACAGTAACAATCGTTGCAACTACAGTAACAATTGCGACAACTACAGTAACAATTGCAGCAACTACAGTAACGATTGTTTCAACTACAGTAACAATTTCTGCAGCTACAGTAACAATTGCAGCAACTAAAGTAACAATTactgcaacaacagtaacaattgCAGCAACTACAGTAACAATTGTTGCGACCACAGTAACAATTACTGCAACTACAGTAACAattgcagcaacaacagtaacaattgCAGCAACTACAGTAACAATTGTTGCGACCACAGTAACAATTACTGCAACTACAGTAACAATTGCTGCAACTACAGTAACAATTAGTGCAACTACAGTAACAattgcagcaacaacagtaacaattgCAGCAATTACAGTAACAATTGTTGCGACCACAGTAACAATTactgcaacaacagtaacaattgTTGCAACTACAGTAACAATTGTTGCGACCACAGTAACAATTactgcaacaacagtaacaattgTTGCAACTACAGTAACAATTGTTGCGGCCACAGTAACAATTactgcaacaacagtaacaattgTTGCAACTACAGTAACAATTGTTGCGGCCACAGTAACAATTactgcaacaacagtaacaattgTTGCAACTACAGTAACAATTTCGGCAATTACAGTACCAATG GATGTTGATCCTGAGAACGCAAGCACAGAACGCAATGCTAAAATTCAAATTGATGATGGACCAGCTCAAGAAACTAAGTTCTCAGGCTCGGCTCTTGAACCATTTAATCATCTGTTTTCTACTTGTCATTGGTCGCTATGA